A part of Chiloscyllium punctatum isolate Juve2018m chromosome 27, sChiPun1.3, whole genome shotgun sequence genomic DNA contains:
- the airim gene encoding AFG2-interacting ribosome maturation factor → MAQKQALLAVHQVLEKCFRVIEQQQNLWESALTECIPILSSLSNLAEQLQACNKVVFMNTPFREFPDLQNRLKYKLTQAITINLETLGEKMSVMKKVRDTATNQVTTCFQMYEKHADTIGLPAVLERSCLCPSVADMLEWLQDVQRFYRRQYLSRMLLLKNISPANLANLQALPQSWSSVSEQMDQDLVTDTLLKVTYFMETCHSSKKGSSPELSQV, encoded by the exons ATGGCTCAGAAACAAGCCTTGCTGGCTGTTCATCAAGTCCTGGAGAAATGTTTCCGTGTTATTGAGCAGCAACAGAATTTGTGGGAAAGTGCACTGACGGAATGTATCCCAATCCTGAGTTCGCTGAGTAACTTGGCAGAGCAACTGCAAGCATGCAACAAAGTTGTGTTTATGAATACTCCCTTTCGAGAGTTCCCTGATCTACAAAACCGTCTGAAATACAAACTCACCCAGGCTATCACAATCAACTTGGAAACCCTTGGTGAGAAAAT GAGTGTAATGAAAAAGGTACGGGACACAGCCACTAATCAAGTGACAACGTGCTTCCAAATGTACGAGAAACATGCTGACACCATTGGGTTGCCTGCAGTTCTTGAGCGTTcatgtctctgtccatctgtagCAGATATGTTGGAGTGGCTTCAGGATGTCCAGCGGTTTTACAGAAGGCA ATATCTATCCAGGATGCTCTTACTTAAAAATATCAGCCCTGCTAATCTAGCAAACCTTCAGGCTCTCCCTCAATCTTGGAGCAGTGTCTCAGAGCAGATGGATCAGGACTTGGTTACAG ATACTTTATTAAAAGTAACATACTTCATGGAAACTTGCCACAGCTCCAAGAAAGGCTCTTCACCAGAACTGTCACAAGTCTGA